The Myxosarcina sp. GI1 nucleotide sequence TCTAAAATTGCTACGTCTGGCATCAAAGCTTCGACTTGCTCTAAAACCTCTCTGCCATTGCTAACAACACCTACTATGGAAATCGCTGGTGACTGTTCGATCGCTTTCTCTAGTCCATACCGAAACACCTGCTGGTCTTCGGCAATCAATACCTTAATTTTTGGGGGTTTATCCTCGTTCATGATTTGATTTTAAGTTTGTTAAATAACGTGATTGCTGTAGACACAGCTATTAGCTTTTAGCTCTTAGCTCTTAGCTTTCGCTCGAAAGCATTTAACATTCGATTTATTTCAAGAATTTTTTGCTCTAGAAGACTAAACTTGTCTTCAGATACATAACCTAAATCTTTTGCCAAAATTAATTGGCAACGAGCGCAGGGCGTACGCGCCCATGTCGTCGTCTTCGACGACTTTCCAAGCTTTGCTTGGTGCAATGCACTTCCCTGAGCAATTGAAACAAACCGAGCAAATTCTTTATCACTGTTTCTGCCACACCCCTCTGCTAAATTTGACTCAATCGAAATGGAAGCTCTCCGTAGCTGACTGGTCAAACCAAACTTTTCTTCAGAAGGAAAATCCTTGGTTATTTTATAGATGTCTATAGTAAAAGCATGAGCGCAGTCTGGAGACTGCCGCCGTTCGGAGAACGTCGGATCGGCGTATGCCGATCGCCAGACTTGTAAATTGGTGAAGTTTTGCATTTGCTTATATTCTAAAACAGCTAAGAGCTAAGAGCTAAGAGCTAAAA carries:
- a CDS encoding four helix bundle protein; the encoded protein is MQNFTNLQVWRSAYADPTFSERRQSPDCAHAFTIDIYKITKDFPSEEKFGLTSQLRRASISIESNLAEGCGRNSDKEFARFVSIAQGSALHQAKLGKSSKTTTWARTPCARCQLILAKDLGYVSEDKFSLLEQKILEINRMLNAFERKLRAKS